Genomic window (Cydia amplana chromosome 11, ilCydAmpl1.1, whole genome shotgun sequence):
CTATACGCATCATTTCTCGGAGAGGAAAACTCAATTGTTCAAAGTGATTTGTTTGTTTCCTAGttccatttcatttcatttattcatgctAAACAACATAAGTATACACAAATACACGACATATTATGAAACCCGGCTTTTTCCTTTTGGGATCTTGTGAAATTGCAGGGGTGGCTCGATTTCTTTGCTTCCAagtgtagtaggtacctacagaaaatactGCCTACACATAGGATTCCACACTTAGTATCAATAAGGTTAATAATCAAAGTAATCGCATTTTCCAGGAATTCAATGCATTGAAAGAGGAATTCAATGAGAAGTTCATTGGCTCTGACGACAATGATGGTTTCAACAATGGTGCATACAATAATATGAACCAAGGATATGGGAATTCCATGGGGAACTCTGGTGGGATGGATGATGACACACAGAATTTgaaggtatttttttaaataagtgtaTCTGATGTATCTCATATCCATATACTTTTACGATTATTTCtctgtttccgctacccaacggttgtctggaagagatcgctctttagcgataagaccgcctgttgtctgccacaacatttaatcaattgttcttttcttttgtatctttttactgaggtgtgccaataaagagtattctatctatccaTCATATTTCCTTGGAAGCCAAGATACATTTAGAAGTTAATCCTTTTACttgaaataaacattaaacattcctttattttattttagcgtGAGAACGACAGTCTACGTTTCCAACTGGAAGCATACAAAAACGAAGTGGATGTTATCAAAGCAGATGCTCAAAAGGAGATGGAAAAATTCAAAGCACAATTCATTGCTCGCCAAGCTTTGAACAGTCATTTTGAGAAAAATGTAAGTCACCTTGTATTACAGTAAAACTGGGTTAACAAGTAACAACCTCCTTGGTGAAAAATCTCCACAGCTGGAACTCATGCTGAGGTCCCctcactttagcactgaatagggatgttgacatgaatcgcgaatatataacatgttatgtttttaccatagcagggaatattaaaatgcggaaaatcatattttgcaagtgtaaatatgcgtaataaattaattaaaaataatcaaaagtatttaaaataatgcccagtatcacgtgactgcaaacgccaatcggagcgcgtgacgtaatcacagtggaatcaccaaagacatgttataaaacctgcctaagtgtctacagattatcgtaccaaaacgcgatcttggtgcggtgagACGCACGAATCggtagtgtgtaaggtggtgcgttaaggacgcagctatagcctataagttagagcgaaaAAGAAGGTCgatgtccgatgcggtagtgtgttaaggctttaaaaaaaaattgtcagttgccttataaagaatttaaaaaaatgactgacagcagtttgtttaaaacgccgttacgtcatcaaggtcacgtgacagtttggagcgtttaggcgcgaaatttaaacacgaaacttattatacatgtttttttattcaaaattaatgaatatattttttttaaatatttttctgtaattattacgtgtacTACAAAAttaaaccagttccaaaaaattgtcaacatccctattgcaaCAGAGGAAGTGAGACAAAACAAACTCTTACTTAGACTATAATTTTAAAGAATACTTTTGCACAATTATTATCTTTTAATTTTCTAGGTTTTATtaacctctgtatctgagataatgTCTATTAATGACCTCTAACTCGGACTTTTTTactgataaaattataattacgcACTTTGTTAATTGTGCCTTGTGCCTAAATGACTTCAATATTTTTTGCTTTGCTACAGTCCGGAACTTTTGGTTTATTTAGTTATACTTGGtaacgcgaagggatatcgtcccatagaaaatttgaatttcgcgcctttttttactgacaagatttggttgaccagctatatatacctTTTTTGTCATCCGCCATTATAAAAAGACTGCACTTTAAAACACCCATCAATTTGAACACATCACATTCCATCATCAGATGTGTCAATAGAAAATTTCCCCAATTAAGGCTAGTTGCGCTGACATCTACAtgtattaattttttaatttctttatgtATTTTAGCCGCCACTGCCGCAACCTATCGTGAAgcctccgccgccgccgccgctgccggACGATTTGGACGCCAAAGTACACTTGAAGGAGTCCGTGGAAGCTGGTTGTGGGGAAGCTAAATTGATCGGAGTGATGTCTGCGTTCCTTCAGGTATATCATTTTATCAAGTCGCTTCACGTTGGTCGTCGTTATtcccatttatttataattattagaaatACATCTACTAGTTAGGCTTATTTAATTTCTTGGTATATTAAACaagtatattatacctattcaattcaattcaatacgtTATTTCCAAGAATATGGTACATACAAAGTTGGTTAGTAAAAGGTGAGGCTGCTTTTTGACAAATTTAGTAATTTCTAAAATGTACTAACAAGGCAATGGTAGAATTTTAAGTTCTTGAAATATTCGTGTACAGTGGGCGAGATATTCACTTCCGCTTACAGCTCTGATGCAAGCATTTTGGGTCACAAATACTCTTTGGATATCAGTACTATTACCCCAAATAATAAGTCCGTAACGCAAAATTGAGGCGACATAACCATGATAGGCTGACATTGCAGCTTCTCTTGTTGCTATAGATCTAATCCGCCGCAATGCCTACGCGTaatatattcaattattcattgttttttgtatgtgggtagttttgcacattgtaattttaatagAGATAAATATATACTTTCGATTATATTTTAGGTTCGAAACTATACGCGACATATTCCGTTTTCATAGGTTTATTTCataagtaactatcgcggttatgttaaataaattttaaatttatttccttCTCTCTCCAAGACaatgttaaataaattgtaaacttCGTTGCCAGGTGCACCCGCACGGCGCGAGCCTCGACTACGTGGTCTCGTACGTGCGCGCGCTGTTCCCGCACGTGACGCAGGCCACGGTCCACCACGTGCTGCAGAAGCACGCCGACGTGTTCCAGTGCGCCACGCAGGGCGTCGGCGCCAACATCGAGAAGCGGTGGCTATTCAACGCCTTCGCCAGGGATGACGTTAAGCCGCTTATTGATGGATAAGTAATGTTAATGTAGTCTtagtcaatgatttataactcaagataggttataggcgttccaaaattgaagcgcttaacttgtgacaaattggacaagttgcctttagacgcggtaGGACAAGCGATAAATGCGCACGTGTTAACGATCTCCCGCATACAGAAAGAGAAAGAGAgaaccttatgtttaacaacgagtgtgacaaagatggatggaatgagaaaattaatcaaaaataccaGATTtattcgtaggcacagaaataaatatggaagtattttttgtgctcctcaagtatgagtataacctatctatggttatataatatcattggtctTAGTACGTAATATATAGTCGTATCCTTTTAGGCTCACACAATAAATGCCTTTTGGTGTCATATTACGGTATTTTAATTATCGGTACAATCAAAATTTTGGGGACTCCTCGAtgaaaaaatcttaatgcgttaTCAACCTTACAGCCCAATATTAAAACGGCGCTATTTTATGAGTTGAAACCTATCTAAATACCGTCTTGGCAGACAACACTATGGATTAAACAAAAAATGGCGCTCAACTCGGTTCATCCGTtgggagagctacgatgccacaaacACGATACTCACAATTATAAGTGTATAACACTCCTCTTTTTCTGTCGAGGGTTAAATTGATCCTTGTAGCTCTATATTCAGAACGCACGTTTTTCGGGCAAGGGTATATCGATAGTGCATtctagtacataatatgtactaaGCAATTTTCTATATCGATATTGAGGGTCCTTCCTGAATCTCAATATGAGTTGAAACCTATCTAAAAAAAACCATCTCGACAGACAACACTTTGGATTAAACAAAAAATGGCGCTCAAATCGGTTCATCAGTTgaagagctacgatgccacaaacACGATACTCACAATGAATTTATAAGACTCCTCTTTTTCTGTTGAGGGTTAAATTGATCCTTGTAGCTCTATATTCAGAACGCACGTTTTTCGGGCAAGGGTATATCGATAGTGCATtctagtacataatatgtactcAGCAATTTTCTATATCGATATTGAGGGTCCTTCCTTAATCTCAACTATCGCCGCAATCTCGCAATACTCGACTCAGGGGTGCCTTGCTGCCCTCATGCAAAGTATTTCCATAACTTACCAGACCAGTCATGGCTTCTACAAACAAATATACCGAGAAAAACGAACTTAATGTATAattagaaaaaccggccaagtgcgagtcggactcgcgcacggagggttccgcaccatcaacaaaaaatagagcaaaacaagcaaaaaaacggtcacccatccaagtactgaccccgcccgacgttgcttaatttcggtcaaaaatcacgtttgttgtatgggagccccacttaaatctttattttattctgtttttagtatttgttgttatagcggcaacagaaatacatcatctgtgaaaatttcaactgtctagctatcacggttcgtgagatacagcctggtgacagacggacggacggacggacagcggagtcttagtaatagggtcccgtttttaccctttgggtacggaaccctaaaaaacgtaaTTATTCATTGCGTCTTTTGTTGCTGGGCTTGTAATTCGCTGACGGTTTGCATATACTCCGCCGTAGCTTCCTCCAGGTCCCTGTCGTTGGCGGTGTGGTCGGCCTCCGTGGCCTGCGGTCCACCGTCGCGGTCTTGACGCATCCGCAGTCTCAATTCCCTCATTCGTGCCTCCAGTATTCGCTCACGTTTGTTTTCTCGTTCCAAAATCTGGAAAATAGTTCACTTTTGACCGAAGAATTGGTAAGTCATGCTACTTCGCAACGCtgacaaaccaaaaattaaCAAATTGGCCAGTAGTAGACCTTATGTGGAAGTAATAAGGTCAGGTAAGGTCTTTCAGTTAACTGTGTAAATGTTCGTACATGACTTCAAGCATGATATTATCATGAGTTGACACAATGTCTAACTTACAGAAGTCAGTAGCTGTTTGTCGTTCTTGTCAGCCGTTCCCAGGTTTTGCGACAGTTCTGCCAGATATACTGTTCCTTTGCTACTTCCACACGCCACAAGAAGACCCTGAAATGTGtttagaataagtacctacacatttgTGATCCATTCTTTTTTGTTTAGCACAAACAAAAGAATGAAGCCATTCATCCCACAGAAGCTGTAGAAAAAAAACTTCTCTATTTGAGCCCAACGTGCAATGGGAGTTGGATGAATAGCTAGGAAGAGAGAGTGTGCAATCAACCCGTGTTATTATAAGCTTTATTTTCTTCTTTGTTGGTTTCCACTTGGTTCCTCattactgaggatcgtgacttGGTTTTGCAGCTCTTGTGATTTGTTTCCATCGGTGTCTGATCTCCCGTAGCCCTCACCGCTTGATGGAGTTACGCATAATATGGATAAGCTTTATTAGACGAGGGTAAAACTAGCCAAATTTTAATGACAACAATTTTGCATATCGGTTGGCACGAGGCTAGAATTACAAATGATTCATTCAATTCAACATTCAGTAATTTTCCTCTAGCCTAGCTCTTAGTCTATTCGACCTACCGCTTCATGCGGCCGTAACCTCAGTAAAGGTTCATCACATAGCTGAGCTGTGACTATAGGGGCGCTCCTTCTTCGCAACAGGTCCCAGCACGATAAGCATCCATCCCATTGCGTAACTAGCATAAGCGAAAATCTGTAGACCACAAtcaattttgattatttttagcttaTCGAAGTCATTAATAAtctatttagttgaaattttatTTGTCTTTATTAATCTTGCTTGGTTTTTGTGATCCTACACCAACTGCAAGTTTCTGTTTGCCGTAATGCCCCAAATAGTGGACTGATACTTGTGTATATAACTTGTGGCATGTTCGTTCATACTTCATAGTCATTTATCAGTTTTATCACATATTGTTGTACTTGTTAAGTATTAAATCGCTAATCAAAAACAGGCTGTTATAAGAACAATTTTgacaaaacattaaaaaaattaacccaGTTCGGTCAAATCATACCCAAGTTACCTAATAGGGTTCCAAGCACCATCCGTGAGCTTCGTACGATGCGAATATGTCCAAAGTATAGAGGACTCCCTACAGTCCTCGCTCCATACTCGAGCTGTCCAGTCGCCAACCGTCAGAAAGTTTTTAAGAAAGGTTGGGTTTCGCTGCAAAGCGTAAACGGGACCAAGATGGGCTTCATACTGAAACGACATGACAATTAAAATGAGTGAAACCacccggtctagcatgagttgcgttctcgcgcacaACTCCATACATCTAACGCGACTTCTAGTATAGACTCGCGCGCAATAATGCAACTCATGCTACACCGCCAGATAACACAAAAGTTCTTAATTATAAAACGCATATCAAATTTATATCCCTGAAGTCAGGTGCCTATGTTGACTTACTTTGGTTGGCAATTTCTCCAGAGGGTTTTTGCCTTTACGATTTCCACCTATTACTGCTCCAGTTTCAGTTCCAACCATGAATCTGAAATGTATTTAATTGTGTAAAGTTCTAATAGAACCAGCCAATCTTTACATTTCTCTTCGAACCCACCTGGTAGGTATTGTTGGTTCGTATTCCAGTGCGGATACTCCTAAAGAATTTTCAAAGCTTTGTGTGTCGGTTGGAAGCTTGACTAGATCTATAATCATTGAATCCGTTGGTTCACTCATGTTCCGTGTGTCCCACCTGCCAAACAGCAAGAATTGAATGTCCCATAACACTGAAGCCAACTGtgcaattatatttatttgacaaaTTCTTAACCGTATACGTACCTCCACAGTCCACAGCTTACTAGCTTAGTTACTCAACATGCCTTATACCAGTTATACCCCACGCTCTACTTTCTTATACTATCGAGGAAAGTTGAGCATTCACTTGAGTTTTTTACCAAATACATTTTCTTATTACTACAATACCTAGAGATTTTCTAAGCCATCGTTTAGAAATGACATGGATGCCAAGCAATAAACTCAAATTTATTCTACATATCCCGCTCAACCTAACATTTCCCTCGAACGTGCTATTGTCAAGTGAAACGTCCATACATTCACGTACCATTTAACAACGCCATCAGGGCCGGAAGAGAAGAATTCAGCGCCCGTTTTCGAGTTGATAAATAAAACGTTTCTGACTAGATCCCGGTGGGCCACGTGAGGGGGACACACGCCTACTGCCTCGCCTCCTTTACGCATATCCCACCAACCCACCTAAAACATCGAATGGTTCACTCCTTGGTTATAATAACTTATGGTTTTATTtgtaacgacccgccccggttttgcacgggttaacaaattatacataaatcttcctcttgaatcactatattaaaaaaaaccgcatcaaaatccgttgcgtacttttaaagatctaagcatacatacagacagacagcggaaagtgactttgttttatactatgtagtggtgTCGGCTAATACCAATAGGCTTGTACCTGGCCATTCAACATCCCTCCAACGAGTATATTCTGGTCTCGTGGATTGTACTGCAAATCAAGAAGTGGCTGCGTGGGTTTTATCGTAAGCTCCGGCGCATTGGCATTCTCTAGAAAATGTAAAGCATAATATATCCGTTAAAATATTCTATTACTAAAGAAGTTCAACTTTACAAAATTCAtgggaaataaaattaaatgtcgCTAGCTGTCTTTAATTAAAAGCAAGTCGAATTAAACCCCATcagtctaaaggggcccactgattaacagtccgccggacggtatcggcctgtcagttacaacaaacagttgacagttccgaacaacagacaggtcgataccgtccggcggactgttaatcagtgggcctctaggcctacctacctattactaGCCGAATTTTTAGGCAACTAGAACCatctagtagttttttttataaagcacTATAGATGAACAATTCCCCGGTTAAAGTCCACTTGTGTTAATCTCTGGTTATActtcaaaataacaaaacacacacaacaaaattatttatttgtccaacataCACGCCACGCGGTATATCAACGAAATCACGAATACTTAACATATTTTCGGGAAAGAAGGTGAAGTATAGAAGTGTCCTTACCTATATCCCAAATATAAGAGACCTGCGGAGCTCGACTGTTCCTCATGAGGTCTACATCGGCATACGCAGTCGCCAGTCGAGCGCCTCCATCCGCCTGCCACGACAGAGACCGCACGGGCCGTCTAGTCCCTGGCTCTCTGTACACGTTCACTGTATGGCAACTGCTGCGTTCGACCGGTGGAATCGAGGGGAGTTCGGAGTAATATGTCTGGTACATGTCGATCGCGTGGTTCTGAAGGATGTTGTGTTCCATACTCTGTACAGTAACCATAATAAGGACTTAATTATTGACGAGGCGTTCAATGGGCAAAGAAAAATTGAGAAGATAGGCAAGAAAGATAACTACATTACTGGCCAAAAGAGCCTTTCGGTTATATTCGATCTAACGTATTACCTATATATGGCTATCACATGGGGGCTCATAGGACATATTAGTCTATCGTCTAATTAAACATACAAGGggttattaaccttttccacgccgcgccgtgtcaaacacaaaagctgtcactcagacgctacatcattgaagtgtcaaaactgaagttgaactttatgtatatgcacgtaggtcgcgTTGCGTatgcgttgaacctacggtgcggatatattggcgtccaaaaggttaaatctaACATTTATCAAGAAGTGTCCAAGAGTGGCTGAGGGGAACAGAAAATAGAGAGGTACACGTTTTCCCCTGTCCCTTTTAGCGGATAGTGTTCGGCGCGACGATAGATTTAGTAACCCATAGATATATGCAGCTGGGTGGTCCAATCAAGTGATCTTCAGGAAATCTACAGTATGAACGCTTTTCAATTGTGGCGTGCTTTGATCCTTATATTGATTAAAATGTTTCATGTTTCTGTACAATTAACTTACATGACCTAAATGCATAACGGCGTGTATGTACGCATCGTCTTTCTCGATCTTGCGACGGTACCGCTGCGTTGCCTCGGGATCATTCATATTTATATCTTTTGGCCAACCGCCTTCTATGTGATTTATGCCGGAACTCGTGTATTCGgctctaaaatttaaaaacaaatctcAAATAGGCAATAAATTAgttaaatacgagtaggtacttaattaacagaCTAGAATGAATAGAATAGTGACATCTGGCGTGGCACTGAATTCAGTTTAAGCCCAAGACGTGTCTAACCTGGCTGGATAGGGAAGAACAGTCTGCGTTTAGCTTGCCTACCTTACAGAATTAACCCAATGCTCTGACATGCTACTGGTATTTTGTATAGCCACATGCACTGGATTCCGCAATATGTAATTCTTGTAATGCGCCGGGTTGTTTGGTATATTGACGAGCACTTGCGGTCCGTAGTCTTCGAATAGGCATTGTCTCCCGAAATCTCTCCTTTTTTTGGTGTATTCATATTGGATTTCAGTCTTCTCTGGTTTTTCCATAATTACGTGTTGTTGTCTGTTGTTTACGGACAGTTTTCTTCTGGTAAATTTAATCGATAAAGAGGTCGCTAGGTAACCTACTAATACCCGAGTTGTTTAGGTGTTCCCCAATTCCCAGTGAAGGTGTTTTAAGGCCCATGAGGcataatcaaattaatttgaACAATGCATAGTGGTGAAAACATAGCAATACAATGTAATTGGATGTCATAGTTTGAGTACTTAGGTTAATTACTTAGGttagcggtcggcaacctttttgcagcgaagggccacatagtagttaacgaagttgacgcgggccgcactttgttaatatttatgactttatcagacattgtcgtttgtcaatattatatacaaaaagagaaagagaaattacgGATGAATTAGATTACTGACACaaaccgaattccacgcgggcggagccgcgggcacagctagtacaaaatagccagggaggctcgcgggccgcaagtgacaggttcacgggccgctggttgccgaccgctgacttAGGTAATCCAACCAATCTTAAACCTTAAGTACGGTTCGTTGCGTTATGTATGTACAAGTTCATAAGGCACCAAATAGGCATGAAAAATAGATACCTAAGGTATGTAGATTAGATATCGACAACACATTGGAAGTTTGCGAAGctatatcaaaatgcagatttcataataataaacgaatttattgtcttcataaaattattattttcatcaaaatcaGTAATTAATTAACTAGTAGAGAGGGATTGGATCGGCTTGAGAGGCGCGTCTCAGAGTTAAAACAAGCAGTCTCGGAGGGGACCCGGCCAGCTTCACGTTGCATTGTTCCAAGAGAATTTTCCAACGAACTGCCGCCCGTTCGTCGGCTGACATCGCCTTTAAGTGAGCTGCCTGGAACATAATCAtaattagtgatgggtaggacatcaatttaaaatgagtttgtatgagtacctcatttactaaaatgaggtgttacaatgtcttacttcaaatgagtactagcatattttcagcgtcgactattccattaattccaacggcgacaaaaatatttaatgtatatacatatttatgtattcatcacttcctttataaataaataaatagtaacatttaattggagtgcaattctggaggttaagaatagaacttttaggagaaagataattttagaatcaagtaaattGAATacaggagtgaagtaagacatttttgcggtacgaagtactgcgacaaattaacaaaatgagtggtacaaatgaggtgcctcacgagtgagctaTTCAACACTAATCataattattagtattacacttttctatttACATAATTACTATTACCCAgaattattgaagtgaaaacttctttagcggcgctgtgcactttttgaggtggggaaaaaatgttaaactcgagacagatcacgtgaccgtaagacgatcacgtgaccgtaagacggactcgtgacctgatcgaaaaactgttacatctaatgtcattgagtttttctttattaatttaaatgccatctagtgagtttcgctctaactggtattaatataactcgagtactagcagtgatgtgcttaggggtttcaagtaattaacgctaacgctagatggcgttaacctcaattatacatagtgcattttgcactagtcattgagttttcacttctgccggcactccctgagtgcaacccgttgtttttattattatttagtaatAACGTACCGAATGTCCGAGGACTTCTTCCAATATATTCACGGGAAGGCGAACATTTACCTCTCCCGTATGGTCCGCGAAGCGCACTCTCAGTTCTTCGGCATTTGGGTCcctaaaacaatacatatttagaTAAGTAGGTATGAAAGCCCGGTTCTTGCCTTCTTcctaattttatactttttttgtGTGAATGGGTTCAATTTTTGTGTCCAAGTTCGCCAGTACCATAGAC
Coding sequences:
- the LOC134652212 gene encoding dynein intermediate chain 3, ciliary; its protein translation is MEKPEKTEIQYEYTKKRRDFGRQCLFEDYGPQVLVNIPNNPAHYKNYILRNPVHVAIQNTSSMSEHWVNSVRAEYTSSGINHIEGGWPKDINMNDPEATQRYRRKIEKDDAYIHAVMHLGHSMEHNILQNHAIDMYQTYYSELPSIPPVERSSCHTVNVYREPGTRRPVRSLSWQADGGARLATAYADVDLMRNSRAPQVSYIWDIENANAPELTIKPTQPLLDLQYNPRDQNILVGGMLNGQVGWWDMRKGGEAVGVCPPHVAHRDLVRNVLFINSKTGAEFFSSGPDGVVKWWDTRNMSEPTDSMIIDLVKLPTDTQSFENSLGVSALEYEPTIPTRFMVGTETGAVIGGNRKGKNPLEKLPTKYEAHLGPVYALQRNPTFLKNFLTVGDWTARVWSEDCRESSILWTYSHRTKLTDGAWNPIRFSLMLVTQWDGCLSCWDLLRRRSAPIVTAQLCDEPLLRLRPHEAGLLVACGSSKGTVYLAELSQNLGTADKNDKQLLTSILERENKRERILEARMRELRLRMRQDRDGGPQATEADHTANDRDLEEATAEYMQTVSELQAQQQKTQ